A portion of the Psilocybe cubensis strain MGC-MH-2018 chromosome 10, whole genome shotgun sequence genome contains these proteins:
- a CDS encoding Pheromone B alpha 3 receptor: MCSIPLPWHLEAWNTGTCLYMVWTGLSCLNQFVNSVVWNDNAINWSPTWCDISSRFIVGSAVAIPAASLCINRRLYHISSVRSVTISKAEKRRDVMVDLSIGLGIPLVEMILQYIVQGHRFNIYENVGCYPFTYNTWPAYVLVYCPPIVIGIISGIYAILSIIQFNKSRSQFNDLLSGHSNLTSSRYVRLMCLAGVEVLCTVPIGVYALSLNIRTGIQPWISWADTHYAFSRVDQFPAVLWRSTSVGESSLELSRWLVVVCAIVFFAFFGFADEAKKNYRSYMQSVAKRVGISTGSFGSSSGAFSSTGSKSKVMGSNGKVRPVLPTFVHQDFLRRHDSIDSFTDVSSASLRDVSGHLNEKGDPEKQEEFNPTLSYSGLTLSDVGGTLNDCSAPPYSPAPSLGASSSASSLTVPEPARTRSNSNASTPSSQVPILSDSKSKSNTPDIV, encoded by the exons ATGTGCAGCATTCCCCTCCCATGGCATCTAGAAG CCTGGAACACAGGAACCTGTCTGTACATGGTGTGGACTGGTCTGTCTTGCCTCAACCAGTTTGTCAACTCCGTCGTATGGAATGACAACGCAATCAATTGGTCTCCAACTTGGTGTGATATCT CATCGCGGTTCATCGTCGGCAGCGCCGTCGCCATTCCCGCAGCATCGTTGTGCATCAATCGTCGCTTGTATCACATCTCTTCAGTGAGGTCTGTGACTATCTCTAAGGCTGAGAAACGCCGCGACGTCATGGTCGATCTTTCCATCGGCCTCGGTATCCCTCTGGTAGAGATGATTCTCC AATATATCGTTCAGGGTCATCGATTCAATATCTACGAAAACGTTGGTTGCTACCCCTTCACATACAACACTTGGCCTGCCTACGTTCTTGTCTACTGCCCACCCATTGTGATTGGCATCATTTCCGGTATCTATGCCATCCTCAGCATCATTCAATTCAACAAAAGCCGATCCCAGTTCAACGACCTTCTCTCTGGCCACAGCAACCTGACCTCCAGCCGATACGTTCGTCTGATGTGTCTCGCCGGTGTCGAAGTTCTTTGCACTGTCCCCATCGGTGTATATGCTCTTTCTCTCAACATCAGAACTGGCATCCAACCATGGATCAGCTGGGCCGACACTCACTACGCCTTCTCTCGCGTCGATCAATTTCCCGCTGTCCTCTGGCGCTCTACCTCGGTCGGCGAGTCCTCGCTCGAGCTCTCTCGCtggctcgtcgtcgtctgtgctatcgtcttcttcgccttctttgGATTCGCCGACGAGGCTAAGAAGAACTACCGCTCCTACATGCAGTCTGTCGCCAAGCGCGTCGGTATCTCCACCGGCTCAtttggcagcagcagcggcgcTTTCAGCTCGACCGGCTCGAAATCGAAAGTCATGGGTTCCAATGGCAAAGTCCGCCCTGTGCTCCCTACTTTTGTCCACCAGGACTTCCTCCGCCGCCACGACTCGATCGACTCATTCACAGACGTCTCATCAGCCTCGCTGCGCGACGTCAGCGGCCACCTCAACGAGAAGGGCGACCCGGAGAAACAGGAGGAATTCAACCCTACCCTTTCCTATAGCGGCCTCACTCTCTCTGATGTCGGCGGAACACTCAACGACTGCTCCGCACCACCCTACTCTCCCGCTCCTTCTCTAGGCGCATCGTCCTCTGCATCCTCATTGACTGTGCCTGAGCCCGCACGCACTCGCTCCAATTCCAACGCCTCCACACCGTCTTCGCAGGTGCCCATCCTCTCagattcaaaatcaaaatcgaaTACACCAGATATCGTCTGA